The Gloeobacter morelensis MG652769 genome contains the following window.
GCTCGGGTGGTGGAGGCAAGCGGGTTCGAACCGCTGACCTCCTGCGTGCAAAGCAGGCGCTCTACCAGCTGAGCTATGCCCCCAGAAATTGGATGTGGGCCATCCTGGACTCGAACCAGGGACCTCACCCTTATCAGGGGTGCGCTCTAACCACCTGAGCTAATAGCCCAAAATCCGCAGCCAAACGGCTGCTAAAACCCGAACCAGTGAATAGTTTGAAAGCCACAAACTCGTCGACCTAGGATACCGGACAACCTCGACCACACACACATCCGTAGTGTGGTTCAGGAGGTGCCGGGGGTCTCCCTAGAAAGGAGGTGATCCAGCCGCACCTTCCGGTACGGCTACCTTGTTACGACTTCACCCCAGTCACCGGCCCCGCCTTCGGCGGCTCCCTCCTTGCGGTTAGGATACCGACTTCGGGCATGACCAGCTTCCATGGTGTGACGGGCGGTGTGTACAAGGCCCGGGAACGTATTCACCGCAGTATGCTGACCTGCGATTACTAGCGATTCCGACTTCATGCAGGCGAGTTGCAGCCTGCAATCCGAACTGAGATTCGGTTTATGGGATTGGCTCCCCCTCGCGAGATTGCGACCCTTTATCCGAACCATTGTAGCACGTGTGTAGCCCAGGACGTAAGAGCCATGCTGACTTGACGTCATCCCCACCTTCCTCCGGTTTGTCACCGGCAGTCTCGCCAGAGTGCCCAACTGAATGATGGCAACTGACGACGAGGGTTGCGCTCGTTGCGGGACTTAACCCAACATCTCACGACACGAGCTGACGACAGCCATGCAGCACCTGTGTTCGCGTTCCCGAAGGCACTCCCACGTTTCCGCGAGATTCGCGACATGTCAAGCCCTGGTAAGGTTCTTCGCGTTGCATCGAATTAAACCACATGCTCCACCGCTTGTGCGGGCCCCCGTCAATTCCTTTGAGTTTCACACTTGCGTGCGTACTCCCCAGGCGGGACACTTAACGCGTTAGCTACGGCACTGCACGGGTCGATACGCGCAACACCTAGTGTCCATCGTTTACGGCCAGGACTACTGGGGTATCTAATCCCATTTGCTCCCCTGGCTTTCGTACCTCAGCGTCAGTTGCGGTCCAGCAAGGCGCTTTCGCCGCTGGTGTTCTTCCCGATATCTCCACATTTCACCGCTACACCGGGAATTCCCCTTGCCCCTACCGCACTCTAGCCAACCAGTTTCCAGGGCCTTTCCGCAGTTAGGCTGCGGGCTTTGACCCCAGACTTGGCTGGCCGCCTACGTACGCTTTACGCCCAATAATTCCGGATAACGCTTGCATCCTCCGTATTACCGCGGCTGCTGGCACGGAGTTAGCCGATGCTTATTCGTCAGGTACCGTCAGGTTTCGTCCCTGACAAAAGGGCTTTACGACCCACGGGCCTTCATCACCCACGCGGCGTTGCTCCGTCAGGCTTTCGCCCATTGCGGAAAATTCCCCACTGCTGCCTCCCGTAGGAGTCTGGGCCGTGTCTCAGTCCCAGTGTGGCTGATCATCCTCTCAGACCAGCTACTGATCGTAGCCTTGGTAGGCCATTACCCCACCAACTAGCTAATCAGACGCGGGCTCATCCTCAGGCGAAATTCATTTCACCTTGCGGCATATGGGGTATTAGCGGCCGTTTCCGGCCGTTATCCCCCTCCTGAGGGCAGATTCCCACGTGTTACTCACCCGTCCGCCACTCGATCCGAAGATCTCGTTCGACTTGCATGTGTTAAGCACGCCGCCAGCGTTCATCCTGAGCCAGGATCAAACTCTCCATTTTGGTTTGTTTGAGTTGGCTCCGGAGCATTGCTCCGGAAAAATGGTCCGTTCCGAAGAACTGACCGAGTTGTTCTACGAGCTTGCTTGCTTGGCTTTCAAACTATTCAGCTTTCAAGGTTCGGCGTCTTGCGGCTCGCTTGGGAGCGCGTTTCGACAATCACGACTATACCCAGGTTTATCCCGGGACGTCAACCCTTCTGGCAAAGTTTTTCTAGAACCCCATTGCCTTTGCTACCGCCGAAGCAGTGGGATCCGCTCCAGGAGCTATTTCCACGGCTGAGACAGCTATAGCCCGGTCGGGATCTTTGAGGCCATTGCCGGTGAGTACGCAGACCACCTGCCCACCGGTAGGCGCTTCATGGCCGTACTTGAGCAGTCCGGCCACCGCGGCGGCACTGGCAGGTTCGCAGAAGATCCCCTCCTCGCAGGCGAGTATCCGGTACGCTTCGAGAATCTCCGGATCGCTCACCGCCCGGATGGCCCCTTCGCTCGCGCGTACCGCGGCAAGGGCGCGCGCGCCACTTGCCGGGTTGCCGATGCGGATGGCGGTGGCCACCGTCTCGGGATGGGCCACCGGTTCGACTTTGCCCCCCACCAGCGCCGCTGCACCGTTCGCCTCAAAACCCTGCAAAATCGGGCGCCCGGCAATCCGGCCGCGCTGGGCGTACTCGCAAAAACCCATCCAGTAGGCCGTAATATTGCCGGCGTTGCCGACTGGAATGCAAAGCCAGTCGGGGGCAGTGCCGAGTTGATCGCACACTTCGAAAGCAGCCGTTTTTTGGCCCTGCAACCGAAACGGGTTGACCGAATTAACCAGGGTGATGGGGTAGTGTTCGGCCAGCGTGCGCACAATCGCCAACGCTTGGTCAAAGTTGCCGCGAATGGCAATGACTTCGGCACCGTAAACCAGTGCTTGGGCGAGCTTACCCAGGGCGACGTAGCCTTCGGGAATAAGCACGTAGGCGCGCAGGCCCGCCCGGGCCGCGTAGGCGGCAGCGGCGGCGGAAGTATTGCCGGTACTCGCGCAGAGTACTGCCTGCGCCCCAGCTTCTTTGGCCTTGGACACAGCCATCGTCATCCCGCGGTCTTTGAAGCTGCCGGTCGGGTTGAGGCCGTCGAATTTTGCCCAGACTCGCAAGCTGCGGCCAAGCCGACGGGCGATCGATTCGAGGGGAATCAAAGGCGTGTTGCCCTCCCGGAGCGTCACCACCGGCGTGCGCTCGTCCACGGGCAGATATTCGCGGTAGTGCTCGATGAGTCCGGGCCAGTTTGCCCCGCTGCGCGGGAGGATAGCAGTCATAGCATTTCAGCGAAAGACGCCCTTATTGTGCCTAATTTCGATGGGCCTGGGCCAATGAATCGCCGGAGGCTCCCAGAGCACTGCGGGCGTTGCGGCGCAGACCGCCTGCCCTGACGCGCCGGATGGCGCTCCCTGCGCTCCAGCGCTCGAATTCGGCGTCGCTCAGGTTGGCGAGTTGATCGAGAGTGATGTCATTCCAGGGATCGCGCGGTGCAAAGTCAGCCACCTCGCTGTATCGGCCCCACCGCTCAGCCCGCAGGTTGAACGGACAGCAGGTCTGGCACAGGTCGCAACCCACCACCCAGCCGTGTTGACGCTCGGCGATCGCTGCCGGTAACTCCGAAGTGCGATTCTCGATAGTGTGATAGGCCAGGCACTTGCGGGCGTCGACCACAGCAGGTTCAACCAGGGCCGCAGTCGGGCAGGCCGAAAGACAGCGCGTACAAGTACCACAGTAATTGGGGTGGGGATTGTCGGCTTCGAGGTCGAGGGTGGAGAGGATCTCGCCCAGAAAAACCCAGGAGCCGTATTCGGGCGTGATCAAACAGGCGTTCTTGCCGATCCAGCCGATCCCGGCCGCCTCGGCCCAGGCTTTCTCCTGGATGGGACCGGTGTCGACGTAAGCGATGGCCCGGCAGCCGGGATCGCTCACTTCAATCCAGCGGGCAAGGGCCTTGAGCGGCTTGCTAAGCACCTTGTGGTAGTCGCGCCCGAGAGCGTAGCGCGAGATACGTGCCTGGCCGGGCGCGGGCGAACCCTGGGGGGTGTTGTAGTTGAGGGCCACGCAGATGACCGAGCGTACCCCGGGTAGAACTTGCCGGATGTCCCGGCGGCGCGGGTCGTGCATCCAGCCCATCTCGCCGGCGTATCCGGCGGCAAGCCACCTGATAAGCCGCGCCGACCCTTCGCCGTCGAGCGCATCGGCACGAGCAATTCCAACTTTGTGGAAGCCGAGATCCAGGGCTCTCGATTTGATTTGCGCCGCCGTCGGTGCCATTGTGTGGGAGATCCGTTTGCTAGTACTTCATATTGTCGATGGACTCGGTTCGTGTCGCCATCCAGCGCCTCGCTCATTGCTTTGCGTTTCCTACCTACGCCCATCCCGGCGACGCCGGGCTCGACCTGTTCGCCGCCCATGCAGTCCCCTTGAGTATCACTCCCGGCCGCTTCGCGCGCGTGCCCACGGGGATCGCCCTTGGTCTACCTGTGGGGTACATGGCCTTTGTCCAACCGCGCTCGGGCCTCGCTGCACGCCACGGCATCAGCGTGCTCAATAGCCCAGGCCTTATCGACTGCGGCTACCGCGGCGAGATTCAGGTACTGCTCATCAACCACAGCGAGGTTCCTGTCGTCGTCTCGCGCGGGGATCGTATCGCCCAACTGGTCGTGCTGCCGGTGCCGCAGGTGCAGTTTTTCGAGGTTGGCGCCCTCGAAAGCTCCGAACGGCAAACCGGGGGCTTTGGCAGCAGCGGCTACTGAGAGGCCGCCCCAATAGGACGGCCTTTGCGATGGTTGTAGAACGTTAAATATTGTGTGATTTCGAAACAGATGTAAACCGATATTTCCTTTAGGTATTACACCTTAACGTATAATCACGATTCCTGCAGAAAGGGGAGGCCGGAAATGGTAGTGTCCCTGGTTAGAAACTCGAGCATTCGATTGGGCAGACACGTACAATGTCCGCGCTGCGGCTCGCTCGGTTGGTGGATGTTCGCAGGCGACATTTTGCGGGGTGAGTGTACTGCCTGTGCCCGGCGCGTGTACGGCTCCAGCCGGGTGCGCGGGCGGCTGTGGGAAATTTATGTTCCGGAGGAAGATTATTTTTTGTGCGTGCGCGGTTGCTGATCTAGAACGTTGCGGCGAAGCCTGCTATTCTCGTTGTGCCCGCGGGGCCTGACTGGTGGAAATTTTTGAGCTGTTTCCACCGATTGGTGCCGTCTACACAGGCGAACAGCAGAGGTGCAGGGGTTTATGGGAATTTTCAACCGCATTCGGCGCGACATCGGCATCGACCTGGGGACAGCGAATACGTGCGTCTACATCGCCGGCCAGGGAGTGGTGCTCTCGGAACCCTCGGTGGTCGCCTTCGACCGCGACAGCAAAAAGCTGCTCGCGGTCGGTGAGGAAGCGCGGCAGATGCTCGGGCGCACCCCCGGCAACATCACTGCCTCCAGACCTTTGCGCGATGGGGTGATTGCCGATTTTGACGCCACCGAGCTGATGCTGCAGCACTTTATTCGCAAAGTCGTAGGCAAGTCGCTGCTCGCCCCGCGCATGGTGATCGGCATCCCGAGCGGTGTGACCGGGGTCGAGCGCCGGGCGGTCATGGAGGCGGCCGTGCAGGCCGGAGCCAAAGAAGTCTTTTTAGTCGAGGAACCCATCGCCGCCGCCATTGGGGCGGGGCTACCGATCTCAGAGCCGGTGGGCAGCATGATCGTCGATATTGGCGGCGGCACCACCGAGGTGGCGATTATCTCGCTGCAGGGCAGCGTCATCTCCGAATCGGTGCGCGTGGCGGGCGATGAGATGAACGAGGCGATCGCCACCTACCTGAAAAAGCTCCACAACCTGGTGATCGGCGAGCGCACCGCCGAGATGATCAAGATACAAATCGGTTCGGCCTTCCCCTACAAGGGCGATGACGAGCAGAAGCTGGAGGTGCGCGGGCTGCATATGCTCTCGGGTCTGCCGCGCACGATTTCGATTCACGCCACCGAGGTGCGCGAGAGCATGAGCGAACCGCTCTCCGCCATCGTCGAGGCCGTCAAGCGCACCCTGGAGCAGGCGCCGCCGGAACTGGCCGCCGACATTTATGACCGGGGGATTGTGCTGGCTGGAGGCGGCGCGTTGCTCAAGGGCCTCGACGGTCTGATCAGCCATGAGACCGGGATCGCCGTGCACGTCGCCGAGGAACCGCTCAACTGCGTGGTGCTGGGAACCGGCAAGATTCTGGAGACAAATACCCTCAACCGCGTCTTCAGCGGCACCTTCTCGGGCAGCTAGCGCGCTTCTACGCTCGGCGTCCGAAGACCAACCCAAAGCCCAATAAGCCGCCCAGCACCAGCAGGATGCTGCCGAGCCAGACTGCATGACCAGTGGTATCTAGAGTGAAGGCAAGCGTTCCCGACAGCACCAGGGAGGCGGAGAGCAGCCCCATCGAAATCCGCCTGCCGGTCTCCTGGAGACTCGATTGCACGGGTTCCCAGCCACTCAGCTGCACGCGCAGCTGGATAGTTTCTCCGGTCAAGCCCTGCAGCAGCAAATCGAAGCGGCGCGGGAACTTCAGCAGCAGTTCGCGCAAATCGAGGGCGGAGCGCAGCGCCTCCTGCAGCGGTGCGGTGCCGAACAGCCGGCGGCGAAACAGCTCGGTAATCAAAGGCTTGACGGTCTCGACCATGTTGAAATCGGGATCGAGGGAGCGGGCCACCCCTTCGAGGTTGGCCAGGGCCTTGACGTAAAGCCCGATATTGCCCGGCAGGCGAATGCCGTTTTCGCGCAGTACCCGCAGCATGTCGTAGAGCAGGGCGCCAAAGTTGATCTCCGCCAGCGAACGGTTGTAGTACTGGCGCAGCAGGCGGTCGAATTCGCCCTGGAGCCGGGCGAAATTGACGTTGTCGACCGCCTGGCCCAGGTCCAGGGTGAGCTGCGCGAAGCGCTGGGGGTCTTCCTGAACGATGGCGAGCAATTGCTCGGTAAGCAGCTGCTGGGTACGCGGATCGAGGGTGCCGACCATACCGCAGTCCAGCAAGGCGAGGCGCAGGGGCGCTCCCTCCGGCGGCTGCAGGCGAAAGAGGTTGCCGGGGTGCGGATCGGCGTGAAAAAAGCCGTCGACATAAATTTGCTGAAAAAAAGTCCGCACCGTCAGATCCGCCAGTTCCGGGGCTTTTTCGGGTAGAGGCAGTCCCAGGATGGGCTTGCCTTCTATCCACTCGAGGACCAGCACCCGCTGGGTGGTGTGCTCCCAGTAGACGCTGGGCACCACCACCCGGTTGGAATCGAACCAGGGGCTACCCTTCAGGCTCGCGCGCAGCGAATCGGTGTTTTTGCCCTCGCGGGTAAAGTCGAGTTCTCCAAGAAGACTAGCGGCGAATTCTTCGGCGAGGGCCTTCGCGTCGTAGTACTTGCCCCAGCTCGACTGGGAGGAGAACCAATCGGCCAGTCCTTTGAGTATGCGGATGTCGCTCTCGACGGTGCGTTCGATGCCAGGGCGCTGAACTTTGACTGCCACCACGTCGCCGCTCATCAGACGTGCCCGGTAGGTCACAGCGAGAGAACCGGCGGCCACCGGTACCGGATTGAACTCCCGAAACACGCTCTCCATCGGGGCGATTAACTCGGAGCGCAATACCTGCTGTACCGCCTCCCAGGGTGCAGGGGGCACATCCGCCTGCAGCTCGGACAGCTCTTTGATGTACTCGGGCGGCAGCAGGTCGGGTCGGGTACTGAGCAGTTGGCCCAGCTTGATGAAGGTCGGCCCGAGGTCGATCAGGATCTCTTTGAGAACTTTGGGAAGGGGTAAGCGGGGTTCTTCGCCGGAACCGTCTTCTTTGTTTTGCAGGGCATTGGTCATGTAGCCCCAGCCATAGCGGGAAAAAATGCCCAAAATCTCGCGCTGGCGTGTCCAATCGGGTGCAAAGTTGGCAAGCATGGGCAAATAGCTTTGGGTGGGGACGCCTTCTATTGTCGATCGGGGATCGCCAGGGTGAGTCCGCCTTTGAGCAGGTATATTGCCTTCCTAGCAACAAAGGG
Protein-coding sequences here:
- a CDS encoding ABC1 kinase family protein, with protein sequence MLANFAPDWTRQREILGIFSRYGWGYMTNALQNKEDGSGEEPRLPLPKVLKEILIDLGPTFIKLGQLLSTRPDLLPPEYIKELSELQADVPPAPWEAVQQVLRSELIAPMESVFREFNPVPVAAGSLAVTYRARLMSGDVVAVKVQRPGIERTVESDIRILKGLADWFSSQSSWGKYYDAKALAEEFAASLLGELDFTREGKNTDSLRASLKGSPWFDSNRVVVPSVYWEHTTQRVLVLEWIEGKPILGLPLPEKAPELADLTVRTFFQQIYVDGFFHADPHPGNLFRLQPPEGAPLRLALLDCGMVGTLDPRTQQLLTEQLLAIVQEDPQRFAQLTLDLGQAVDNVNFARLQGEFDRLLRQYYNRSLAEINFGALLYDMLRVLRENGIRLPGNIGLYVKALANLEGVARSLDPDFNMVETVKPLITELFRRRLFGTAPLQEALRSALDLRELLLKFPRRFDLLLQGLTGETIQLRVQLSGWEPVQSSLQETGRRISMGLLSASLVLSGTLAFTLDTTGHAVWLGSILLVLGGLLGFGLVFGRRA
- a CDS encoding rod shape-determining protein, giving the protein MGIFNRIRRDIGIDLGTANTCVYIAGQGVVLSEPSVVAFDRDSKKLLAVGEEARQMLGRTPGNITASRPLRDGVIADFDATELMLQHFIRKVVGKSLLAPRMVIGIPSGVTGVERRAVMEAAVQAGAKEVFLVEEPIAAAIGAGLPISEPVGSMIVDIGGGTTEVAIISLQGSVISESVRVAGDEMNEAIATYLKKLHNLVIGERTAEMIKIQIGSAFPYKGDDEQKLEVRGLHMLSGLPRTISIHATEVRESMSEPLSAIVEAVKRTLEQAPPELAADIYDRGIVLAGGGALLKGLDGLISHETGIAVHVAEEPLNCVVLGTGKILETNTLNRVFSGTFSGS
- the queG gene encoding tRNA epoxyqueuosine(34) reductase QueG, whose amino-acid sequence is MAPTAAQIKSRALDLGFHKVGIARADALDGEGSARLIRWLAAGYAGEMGWMHDPRRRDIRQVLPGVRSVICVALNYNTPQGSPAPGQARISRYALGRDYHKVLSKPLKALARWIEVSDPGCRAIAYVDTGPIQEKAWAEAAGIGWIGKNACLITPEYGSWVFLGEILSTLDLEADNPHPNYCGTCTRCLSACPTAALVEPAVVDARKCLAYHTIENRTSELPAAIAERQHGWVVGCDLCQTCCPFNLRAERWGRYSEVADFAPRDPWNDITLDQLANLSDAEFERWSAGSAIRRVRAGGLRRNARSALGASGDSLAQAHRN
- the dut gene encoding dUTP diphosphatase, whose product is MDSVRVAIQRLAHCFAFPTYAHPGDAGLDLFAAHAVPLSITPGRFARVPTGIALGLPVGYMAFVQPRSGLAARHGISVLNSPGLIDCGYRGEIQVLLINHSEVPVVVSRGDRIAQLVVLPVPQVQFFEVGALESSERQTGGFGSSGY
- the thrC gene encoding threonine synthase, with amino-acid sequence MTAILPRSGANWPGLIEHYREYLPVDERTPVVTLREGNTPLIPLESIARRLGRSLRVWAKFDGLNPTGSFKDRGMTMAVSKAKEAGAQAVLCASTGNTSAAAAAYAARAGLRAYVLIPEGYVALGKLAQALVYGAEVIAIRGNFDQALAIVRTLAEHYPITLVNSVNPFRLQGQKTAAFEVCDQLGTAPDWLCIPVGNAGNITAYWMGFCEYAQRGRIAGRPILQGFEANGAAALVGGKVEPVAHPETVATAIRIGNPASGARALAAVRASEGAIRAVSDPEILEAYRILACEEGIFCEPASAAAVAGLLKYGHEAPTGGQVVCVLTGNGLKDPDRAIAVSAVEIAPGADPTASAVAKAMGF